The genomic region ATTGACGATCCCTATGAAGAGCCATTGGCACCAGAAATTGTTTGCCATACGGAACAGGAATCCATTCAAGAGAGTGTGACGCGGGTGATTACCTATCTAGAAGAGCATGGGTATGTTTCATCCCTCATGTCTGAGTTGCAAGCTGTACGAGGAGCTTAGCCCATGCCAGCCTCAAACCTGCTCAAGCCGATCGTGCTCCGTCTGCACCGACTCTTGTCATCTCGCCGCGACAACTTATCGGTCAGCGCCAAGGTGATTACCCGTATTCAACCCACGAAAGGCTGGGGATCGCTGAACTTACATGAACTGTGGGACTATCGAGACCTGATTTATTTCTTACTGTGGCGAGAAGTCAAGGGACGGTATCGCCAAATGGCACTAGGGCCGTTATGGATCATTTTGCAGCCCCTATTGATGGTGCTGATTAATACGGTGATTTTTGGCATCATTGCCCGCCTGCCCTCTGATAACCTGCCCTATCCAGTATTCAACTATGCTGGGGTCTTGCCATGGAGCTTTTTTGCCGCTGCTGTATCCCGATCTACTAACAGCCTAGTAACTGAACAACATCTCATTTCCAAGGTTTACTTTCCTCGGCTGGTCATTCCCATTGTGGGTGTCTTAGCTGGCTTAGTGGATCTAGCGGCTGGGTTTGGTGTGTTGCTCCTGATCATGGCGTGCTTTGGCATCTTCCCCAAGGTAACCATTCTGCTTGTCCCTGGTTTTTTAATCTTAGAAGCAGCTACAGCCTTAGGAATTGGCCTGTGGTTAGCCTCTCTAACAGTGAAGTTTCGAGATGTGGGGTTTGGGGTCAACTATCTGTTGCAATTGTGGATGTATACTACACCGATCGTATATGCCGTCAGCCTAGTCCCAGAGCGATTTCGGTTTTGGTATTACCTGAACCCGATGACAACTGTCATTCAGGGCTTTCGCTGGGCATTGCTGGGGGTTGAAGCACCACCACTAGTGCCTACCTTGGTTTCAACGTGCTTAGTCATGATTTTCCTGGTCACTGGGGCACTGATGTTTAAGCGGACTGAGCGCACTATTGTAGATATCGTTTAATCAGGAATCGTCCGATCGCCAAAGTCATCACCGAATAAACTCCGAGGCTACAAGCATAGAGCCAATACCTGCGTCAGTAAAGATTTCTAGCAGCAAGGCGTGGGGAATGCGTCCATCTAAGATGTGGGCTGCCTTTACCCCCTGGGCTAGGGAGCGTACACAGCAGTTTACCTTAGGAATCATGCCACCAGAGACCACATTGGTTTCAATCAAGCGGCGGGCTTCTTGAATATCCAGCTTGGGAATTAGTGTGCTGGGGTCTTTGTAATCGCGTAAGATGCCAGCCGTATCGGTCAATAAAATCAGCTTTTCAGCGCCTAGGGCAGCCGCTAGCTCGCCTGCAACGGTGTCGGCATTAATGTTGTAGGCTTGTCCAGTTTCATCTGCAGCCACACTGGACACGATCGGAATGTAGCCACTGTTAATCAATGACGACAGCAAACTGACATCTACAGAGGTCACTTCACCCACAAAGCCAATCCCCTCTTTGCCTTCAGGCCGCGCCTTAATCAGGTTGCCATCCTTACCACAGAGACCAACCGCCTTACCCCCTGCCTGGTTAATCAGCGCCACTAGTTCCTTATTGACACGGCCTACCAGCACCATTTCCACCACATCCATGGTGGGAGCATCAGTCACTCGCAGCCCATCTTTGAATTGGGGTTCAATATTGAGCTTCGCAAGCCAAGTGTTGATTTCAGGGCCGCCGCCATGCACT from Cyanobacteriota bacterium harbors:
- a CDS encoding ABC transporter permease, coding for MPASNLLKPIVLRLHRLLSSRRDNLSVSAKVITRIQPTKGWGSLNLHELWDYRDLIYFLLWREVKGRYRQMALGPLWIILQPLLMVLINTVIFGIIARLPSDNLPYPVFNYAGVLPWSFFAAAVSRSTNSLVTEQHLISKVYFPRLVIPIVGVLAGLVDLAAGFGVLLLIMACFGIFPKVTILLVPGFLILEAATALGIGLWLASLTVKFRDVGFGVNYLLQLWMYTTPIVYAVSLVPERFRFWYYLNPMTTVIQGFRWALLGVEAPPLVPTLVSTCLVMIFLVTGALMFKRTERTIVDIV
- the argB gene encoding acetylglutamate kinase, producing MSHESEYFQRAEATRVRVLSEALPYIQQFAGRTIVVKYGGAAMKDSNLKDKVVRDIVFMSCVGLRPVVVHGGGPEINTWLAKLNIEPQFKDGLRVTDAPTMDVVEMVLVGRVNKELVALINQAGGKAVGLCGKDGNLIKARPEGKEGIGFVGEVTSVDVSLLSSLINSGYIPIVSSVAADETGQAYNINADTVAGELAAALGAEKLILLTDTAGILRDYKDPSTLIPKLDIQEARRLIETNVVSGGMIPKVNCCVRSLAQGVKAAHILDGRIPHALLLEIFTDAGIGSMLVASEFIR